The region GCTTATAGCCTGCGTTAGCCCTTGGCTTGAGAAATTTCATAAGCGAGGAGTTAGTGTAGTTATAGATCCTGTTTGCGTGGCAAAGTCAGGTTCAAAACTACTTGAAGATGATGCGATATTTGCATTAAAAGAGCTTTTTAATTTTGCTGATATTATCACTCCAAATATTGATGAGGCCAAGGTTTTAGAGCTTGATATTAAAAATTTGCCTTGTGATACGATATTAAAACGAAGTAAGGTTTCAGAAATTTGTGAAGACACGCTTTTTAAAAAAACTGGCGAGGTTGTTAAATTTAAAGAGCCACTCATAAAGCCAGAGATCATGCATGGAGCAGGTTGTAGCTTTGCTAGTGCGCTGGCTTGTTTGCTGGCTAATAGTCACAGCAAAGAAGAGGCGATAGAAATAGCTAAAAAATACATCTCAAACGCTATAAAAAGTGCGATAACTACTAAATTTGGTAAGCGCTTGCTAAATCACAAAGTGGGTATAAATGGCTGAAATTTATGCGATTAGTGATGATATGCTGATGCCTGAAAATTTAGCCTTACAATACACTAGAGAAATTTTAGAGTGTGGGGTTAAATTTTTTCAGTTTCGCTCAAAAAAAGA is a window of Campylobacter concisus DNA encoding:
- a CDS encoding hydroxymethylpyrimidine/phosphomethylpyrimidine kinase gives rise to the protein MKNILIIAGSDSVGGAGVQADIKTCEAFSCYAATAITALTAQNTNGVSNVFATNPQNLNEQIKMVNEELEIDAIKVGMLFNKELIACVSPWLEKFHKRGVSVVIDPVCVAKSGSKLLEDDAIFALKELFNFADIITPNIDEAKVLELDIKNLPCDTILKRSKVSEICEDTLFKKTGEVVKFKEPLIKPEIMHGAGCSFASALACLLANSHSKEEAIEIAKKYISNAIKSAITTKFGKRLLNHKVGING